In Oryzias latipes chromosome 15, ASM223467v1, the following proteins share a genomic window:
- the LOC101155457 gene encoding carbohydrate sulfotransferase 3, whose product MKSKYAILFICVVALVIIEKESSILSRVSDKLSQMHNPHQTPETLQDYSNTTARSSFTVLKVLLSKLPSTKGNFSNFSEEQPEEVDNVGNSLDHKHVLLMASTRTGSSFVGEFFNQHGESMFYLFEPLWHVERMLFPDVEANNGTLLPEIYRDIIQALFLCDFSPLEKFISPPPQDHVTPDLFRRESSMALCEEPVCTPEIKEVFERYHCKTRHCGPLNLTLASESCLSKQYRAIKTVRVRLLETLQPLLEDLRLDVRIIQLVRDPRAILASRMVAFSSKYQTWKTWAQDGQVPEDNEEVKRLKGNCDQLRISAEMGLSQPPWLRRRYMLVRYEDIARNPMQKAEEMYKFTGIPFSSQAREWILRNTQSVQEASGIYSTQKNSSEQADKWRFSIPFTLAQVVQKVCGPTMKLFGYKYVDDEKTLVNKSVSLLEEKQFH is encoded by the exons ATGAAGTCCAAGTATGCCATCCTCTTCATCTGTGTTGTGGCCCTGGTTATCATTGAAAAGGAGAGCAGTATTTTGTCAAG GGTCTCTGATAAGCTGAGCCAGATGCACAATCCACACCAGACTCCAGAGACTCTTCAGGATTACAGCAACACGACAGCTAGAAGCTCCTTCACAGTTCTCAAAGTGCTGCTTTCAAAACTGCCTTCAACCAAAGGAAATTTCTCAAATTTTTCAGAGGAACAACCCGAGGAGGTGGACAACGTAGGCAACAGCTTAGACCACAAGCATGTCCTACTCATGGCCTCCACACGAACGGGCTCTTCGTTTGTAGGAGAGTTTTTCAACCAGCATGGAGAGAGCATGTTCTACCTGTTTGAGCCCCTGTGGCACGTGGAGCGCATGCTTTTCCCAGATGTGGAGGCAAACAACGGGACATTGTTGCCCGAGATCTACCGGGATATAATCCAGGCACTCTTCCTTTGTGACTTCTCTCCGCTTGAGAAGTTCATTTCTCCCCCACCTCAAGACCACGTCACTCCTGATCTTTTCCGCAGGGAGTCTAGTATGGCACTCTGTGAGGAACCTGTCTGCACTCCTGAAATTAAGGAGGTTTTTGAAAG GTATCACTGTAAGACTCGACACTGCGGGCCTCTGAACTTGACTCTTGCGTCTGAATCCTGTCTTTCTAAACAATACCGTGCCATCAAGACAGTTCGTGTGCGACTGCTGGAAACTTTGCAGCCTTTGCTGGAGGACCTCCGTCTGGATGTCAGAATTATTCAGCTGGTTAGGGATCCAcgagccattttagcatcacgCATGGTGGCTTTTTCCTCAAAATATCAGACATGGAAGACCTGGGCTCAGGACGGCCAAGTGCCAGAGGACAACGAGGAAGTAAAGAGGCTCAAAGGAAACTGTGATCAGCTGAGGATTTCTGCGGAGATGGGACTAAGCCAGCCTCCCTGGCTGAGGAGACGTTACATGTTGGTGCGTTACGAAGATATTGCAAGAAACCCTATGCAGAAGGCGGAGGAGATGTACAAATTCACAGGGATACCGTTCAGTTCCCAAGCCAGGGAGTGGATTCTGAGGAACACACAGAGCGTTCAGGAAGCGAGTGGGATTTACTCCACCCAGAAAAACTCATCAGAACAGGCAGATAAATGGAGATTTAGCATTCCTTTCACACTGGCTCAGGTTGTGCAGAAAGTGTGTGGACCAACCATGAAGCTTTTTGGATACAAGTATGTGGATGATGAAAAGACACTGGTTAATAAGTCTGTCAGTTTGCTTGAAGAGAAACAGTTTCATTAA